The following proteins come from a genomic window of Flavobacteriaceae bacterium MAR_2010_188:
- a CDS encoding ring-1,2-phenylacetyl-CoA epoxidase subunit PaaC yields the protein MNKNLYNYILGIADNSLILGQRLGELCGHGPNLETDIACTNISLDLLGQVRNYYQYAAKLMADGRTEDDIAMLRTEREYVNVLLVEQPNNDFAFTIGKQFLFDSYHLPFLKELEKSHDMKLSAIATKSLKEVTYHKRFSSDWVKRLGDGTDESHQRMQKAINDLWPYTNELFLLTENEMRMVEEGIGVDVSKLKESYYSEVNSILEEATIRIPESKYFQKGGKEGIHTEHMGYLLNDLQYMQRTYPNMEW from the coding sequence GTTTAATCTTAGGCCAGCGTCTTGGCGAATTATGCGGTCATGGTCCCAATCTGGAAACCGACATTGCATGCACAAATATCTCACTTGACTTATTGGGCCAGGTTCGTAATTATTATCAGTATGCTGCCAAATTGATGGCAGATGGTAGGACCGAAGACGATATTGCAATGCTTCGAACTGAACGAGAATATGTAAACGTTCTATTGGTTGAACAGCCTAATAATGATTTCGCGTTTACCATCGGAAAACAATTTTTATTTGATTCTTACCACTTGCCATTTTTGAAAGAATTAGAAAAGAGCCATGATATGAAACTTTCAGCAATTGCGACAAAATCATTAAAGGAAGTTACCTATCATAAAAGATTTTCTTCCGATTGGGTAAAGAGATTGGGAGACGGTACCGACGAAAGCCATCAACGAATGCAAAAGGCGATTAATGATTTATGGCCTTATACCAATGAGCTTTTCCTATTGACCGAAAATGAAATGAGAATGGTTGAAGAAGGAATTGGGGTGGATGTTTCAAAATTAAAGGAATCTTACTATTCTGAGGTAAATTCAATACTAGAAGAAGCAACTATAAGAATTCCCGAATCAAAATATTTTCAAAAGGGAGGAAAAGAAGGGATTCATACCGAACATATGGGTTACCTTTTAAACGATTTACAATATATGCAGCGCACCTATCCAAATATGGAATGGTAA